A portion of the Coffea eugenioides isolate CCC68of unplaced genomic scaffold, Ceug_1.0 ScVebR1_319;HRSCAF=973, whole genome shotgun sequence genome contains these proteins:
- the LOC113757655 gene encoding GDSL esterase/lipase At5g03980-like has product MAGFMNVEKAGELGRLYHLDKIYQLGDSISDTGNLVLESPHGSGFLFTRPPYGETTFGKPTGRCSNGLLMVDYFATAFGLPYLEPYKKAHANFKHGVNFAVAGATALSEEALKAKNITNPATNSSLSVQLEWMASHFNSTCHTKEGCWKMLRHALFFVGEIGGNDYNYGFVQRKTLDELTGLVPDVVQSITDAVRRVIGFGARRVIIPGNFPIGCLPIYLSSFHTNNSAAYDEKQCLKDLNNFAEIHNEVLKASINVLKKKYPYVDIVYGDYYNAYLWLLSHAKRLRFDRNSLQKACCGSGSGPYNFDPQKMCGAEGVSACPNPDKYISWDGIHSTQRSYKYIAGYLLRSILPQMRMFHL; this is encoded by the exons ATGGCCGGTTTTATGAATGTTGAAAAAGCAGGTGAACTGGGAAGGCTGTATCACCTTGACAAGATATATCAGCTCGGTGACTCAATTTCTGATACTGGAAACCTTGTTTTAGAGAGTCCCCATGGCAGTGGTTTCTTGTTCACTAGACCCCCTTATGGCGAGACAACGTTTGGAAAACCTACTGGTCGATGTTCTAATGGGCTCCTCATGGTTGACTATTTCG CAACAGCATTTGGTCTTCCATACCTCGAACCTTACAAGAAAGCTCATGCAAACTTCAAACATGGGGTAAACTTTGCTGTTGCTGGAGCTACTGCTCTATCAGAAGAGGCATTGAAAGCTAAAAACATTACAAATCCAGCAACCAATAGTTCCCTTAGCGTGCAATTGGAATGGATGGCTTCCCACTTCAACTCCACTTGTCACACCAAAGAAG GATGTTGGAAAATGCTCAGACATGCCCTTTTCTTTGTTGGTGAGATTGGAGGCAATGACTATAACTATGGCTTCGTTCAAAGAAAAACCTTGGACGAGTTAACTGGTTTAGTGCCAGATGTTGTCCAAAGTATTACAGATGCTGTTCGG AGAGTCATTGGTTTTGGGGCAAGACGAGTTATTATCCCTGGTAACTTCCCAATTGGTTGTCTACCAATTTATCTCAGTAGCTTCCACACCAATAACTCAGCAGCATATGATGAAAAACAGTGTCTCAAGGACTTAAACAACTTCGCTGAAATTCACAATGAAGTTCTAAAAGCATCAATCAACGTGTTGAAGAAAAAATATCCCTATGTCGACATTGTCTATGGTGACTACTACAACGCCTACTTGTGGCTCCTGTCTCATGCCAAGCGTCTAC GATTTGATAGAAATTCTTTACAAAAGGCTTGTTGTGGAAGTGGATCAGGGCCATACAATTTTGATCCTCAAAAGATGTGTGGGGCTGAAGGAGTTTCTGCATGTCCTAACCCTGATAAATACATAAGCTGGGATGGAATTCATTCAACACAACGATCATATAAGTACATTGCAGGATATTTGTTGCGCTCCATCTTGCCTCAAATGAGGATGTTTCATCTTTGA